The Rosa rugosa chromosome 1, drRosRugo1.1, whole genome shotgun sequence genomic sequence GCCTGCCCGCCGGGACCCACATTTTTTATCCTCAAAACACCCCCGCGTGCCCCCCACGTGACCGCAACAAGACAAATCGGCCGAAACGAATTCGCCGTCCCCGCCGTCAATACACGACCCTTTCGCTTCCGGGGTAATTACGTAAATCCCACGTGGCGTTCTCGGGCCTTGTCACGTGCGGTGCACGTGACAGGCTTCCCCCGCCCGGGAGATTTTTGCTGTCCTATATAAGAGAGGGCTGCGCTCCAACCGGAGGTTGTTTTCGTTGACGCCAGTTTTGTACGAATATAGAAGGAACGACTAGGATGGTTCAGCTCATGACTCCGAGAAAGGTGGCGGTGAAGTTCGACGTCGACGAGTCGTCGGAAGACTCCTGGCTTGCTTCGGTTCACAAACGGCCCAAACTCGACCCGTCGTCTCCGCTGGTaatatttgattttgatttcaaatcATTTCTCTGTAAATTTCACTTCGTTGATGAGGCTGAACCGAGTTTGTGTGGGTTGTGCAGGAGCAGCAGTGGGGctcaggaggaggaggaggtgccaCGTGTGCGGTGTCGCCGCCGTTGGCGTATGATCCTCTGGAGGAGCCGAGCCCGCTGGGCTTGCAGCTGAGGAAGAGTCCGTCGCTTTTGGATTTGATCCAGATGAAGCTGACGCAGCAGAAGGCTGTGAAATTGGCCAACAAGAAGAATCACAAgggagctgctgctgctgctgctgcttctggTGGTGGTACGGATAAGCTCAAGGCTATGAATTTTCCGGCTTCGCTTCTGAGGATTGGGACTTGGGAGGTATAATCAGCAATTCGTTGTGTATTTTCGGTATTCAATTTGATGAGTTTAACTGATGATTTTGTTGTTGCAGTATAAGTCGAAACATGAAGGGGATTTAGTGGCGAAGTGTTACTTTGCAAAGCATAAGCTTGTGTGGGAGGTGCTTGATGGTAGTCTGAAGAACAAGATGGAAATTCAGTGGTCTGATGTTGTGGCGATCAAGGCCAACTACCCGGATGAAGGACAGGCGACGTTGGATGTAGTGGTAATTACTCATTCACATTATTGTTGTTTTTCTACGAAATTGTTAGGGGGGGAGAGGTTGGCCAATTGTGATATGCTACGCTGATTGAAGGCTATGAATATTATGATAGATTGTGTTGTTTCTTGGTGCAGCTTGCTAGACCGCCTCTTTTCTTTAGGGAGACGAATCCGCAACCTAGGAAACATACCTTGTGGCAGGCAACAACAGATTTTACTGGCGGGCAAGCCAGCATAAACAGGTTTATATATCTGACCTTGTAACCTTGTTTCTTTTCAAATGATTTCTCAATGGTTTTTCGTGATGATGGTGGGGAAGTTTTTAACGCATCTTTGTAGGCATAATCTCCACGCTTCTTCTCTTGCCATAATGAAAGTTTTAGATTTTTGGCTATATTTTAGAACTCGTAATGGATATGGTCTCCTCCCAGCCATTGTACAATTAAACTTTGTACATGTTGGAATAGCCCTCTTAAGTCCTGCCTATGCAAGGGTCTACAGTCTACACTATTCACTAGGCATTTGCTGAAAACAACTGTCTTAGTCTGTGAAAGACGACAGTTGTTCATAAAAATAGGTTGTATAAAAACTAAATGTAATGTAATGCAaaatactgttttttttttttaagataaaaaaaagaaaaaagaaaagctgCATGCTACGCACAGTTAGAAAAATGCAAGTGCATATAAATACAACGTCCACATGGTGACATGGTCCAAGCATTGCTAACTTGTTTATAAAAGTTCACCTTATATAGGGTTGTTTGTTTTGCCCAGAAGAGTTTTACAGAGATGGTCTAGCAGGTTGGAACTCATTTATGCATGCTGTTGCTAATTTTTTTTACCTTCTTTATATTCTAAACTTTTATTCTGATTTGGTCTTTTATTCTGTTCTAGGCGACACTTTCTGCAGTGCCCACATGGCTTGCTTTTTGGCAAGCATTTTGAAAAGCTTATTCAATGTGATCCTCGTCTCAACTTTTTGAGTCAACAGCCAGAGATTGTGTTAGAATCTCCGTTCTTTGAAGCCAGAGTTTCAGGAACAAGTGACGCTGATGAATATAGACATCAGTTTAGTTCTAAGCTTGAAGATGGACCTATATTTGGGTtgcagggttctgcatcaccttCTGGAACTCATTCGTCCTCATCTAGAAATGAAGATTTTGCTGGCAGAGCTCCTGAAAATTATTCCCGCGAAATTTCTTCGTCTAGCTCAGGTAACTAACATCCATCTTTCTTCATAGTGAAGCTCTGATAACATGTCAACTGAGCCTTCATCTTGGTAGACTAATCTTATATGGTT encodes the following:
- the LOC133724974 gene encoding uncharacterized protein LOC133724974, producing the protein MVQLMTPRKVAVKFDVDESSEDSWLASVHKRPKLDPSSPLEQQWGSGGGGGATCAVSPPLAYDPLEEPSPLGLQLRKSPSLLDLIQMKLTQQKAVKLANKKNHKGAAAAAAASGGGTDKLKAMNFPASLLRIGTWEYKSKHEGDLVAKCYFAKHKLVWEVLDGSLKNKMEIQWSDVVAIKANYPDEGQATLDVVLARPPLFFRETNPQPRKHTLWQATTDFTGGQASINRRHFLQCPHGLLFGKHFEKLIQCDPRLNFLSQQPEIVLESPFFEARVSGTSDADEYRHQFSSKLEDGPIFGLQGSASPSGTHSSSSRNEDFAGRAPENYSREISSSSSVMDTPAIAEKGNFGAGISKMPSKFDQIKVPGLRSSMSVSDFVSHIGHCITEKMSGTPMYAGKEQPSSDILEEITQYLFNDSQLSLPSDEQSLMSRVNSLCCLLQKDPTTVQNLHARSDDGRMGETNSASASGYQSRIGEGFATPKIEVTDISDKQPGIPRRDSFGELLLNIPRIASLPQFLFNFS